One window from the genome of Butyrivibrio proteoclasticus B316 encodes:
- a CDS encoding Bax inhibitor-1 family protein, with protein sequence MENELISDRSYNMWLGGVIVYGLLVNIFICARFTEVALSIHPLALLIGYFICVLAGTFISAKSSDPIISFLGYNLVVVPIGLVVSTSVYYYGGLRSNVVLLAMVYTAGITVVMICCSILKPDFFSKLGGVLLGGLIGLILVELILLLFGVAQSITSLAGAILFSLYIGYDYWKAQQYPKTVDNAVDSALDIYLDIINLFLRILSILGNGKSSSKKNSF encoded by the coding sequence ATGGAGAATGAACTAATTTCTGACAGGTCGTATAACATGTGGCTTGGAGGAGTAATTGTTTACGGACTATTGGTAAATATCTTTATTTGTGCCAGATTTACAGAAGTAGCACTTAGTATACATCCTCTGGCGCTTCTCATTGGTTATTTTATTTGTGTTCTTGCAGGAACATTTATTTCTGCAAAGAGTAGTGATCCTATTATCAGTTTTCTGGGATATAACCTTGTTGTAGTGCCAATCGGCCTGGTTGTTTCAACTTCTGTCTATTACTATGGAGGACTCAGATCAAATGTTGTACTGCTGGCTATGGTCTATACTGCAGGGATAACAGTTGTTATGATATGCTGCAGTATACTTAAGCCTGATTTCTTTTCCAAACTTGGAGGAGTGCTTCTGGGAGGGCTTATTGGTCTTATTCTCGTAGAGCTCATCCTTTTATTATTTGGTGTCGCTCAGTCCATTACTTCTTTAGCCGGCGCCATCCTTTTTTCTTTATATATTGGATATGATTACTGGAAAGCACAGCAATATCCTAAGACAGTAGACAATGCTGTAGATAGCGCACTTGATATTTATCTTGATATTATAAATCTGTTCCTGAGAATACTCAGTATTCTTGGAAATGGCAAGTCATCATCCAAGAAGAATTCATTCTGA
- a CDS encoding ABC transporter ATP-binding protein produces MLEIRNYSKSYKEGVKAADNVSLTVESGDIFGFIGHNGAGKSTTIRAVVGVLDFTDGEILIDGHSVKDEPIECKRVTAYIPDNPDLYDNLTGIQYLNFIADVFDISTTDREARIKKYADLFEITASLGDQIGSYSHGMKQKVAIISALIHDPKLLVLDEPFVGLDPKATFVLKEIMHDMCAQGTAIFFSTHVLDVAEKLCNKVAIIKQGKIIASGTMEELTEGHSLEEAFLEADGNEK; encoded by the coding sequence ATGCTTGAGATCAGAAATTACAGTAAATCGTACAAAGAGGGAGTAAAAGCTGCTGACAATGTATCACTTACAGTGGAAAGCGGCGATATATTTGGATTTATCGGACATAATGGTGCAGGTAAATCGACAACAATACGAGCTGTTGTAGGGGTTCTTGATTTTACTGATGGTGAGATATTGATAGATGGGCATTCTGTCAAAGATGAACCGATTGAATGCAAGCGTGTGACCGCTTATATTCCTGACAACCCTGATCTATACGATAATCTTACAGGTATTCAGTATCTGAACTTTATTGCGGATGTTTTTGATATCAGTACTACTGACAGAGAAGCTCGCATTAAAAAGTATGCGGATTTGTTCGAGATCACAGCTTCTCTGGGTGATCAGATAGGTTCCTATTCCCATGGAATGAAACAAAAAGTGGCCATTATATCAGCGCTGATACATGATCCCAAGCTTCTGGTCTTGGATGAGCCTTTTGTAGGCCTCGATCCTAAAGCAACATTTGTATTAAAAGAGATCATGCATGATATGTGCGCGCAGGGTACAGCAATCTTTTTCTCAACCCATGTTCTGGATGTTGCTGAAAAGTTGTGTAATAAGGTCGCAATTATCAAACAGGGTAAAATAATAGCATCGGGAACTATGGAGGAACTGACTGAGGGACATTCTTTGGAGGAAGCATTCCTGGAGGCAGATGGCAATGAAAAATAA
- a CDS encoding putative ABC transporter permease subunit, producing the protein MKNNILLLKTLLLSTSYSNIYKHCDDKKKKRRIVGAYVGMFIVYAMIMAYSFIATFGYGAVGLTGAIPELCALTISSIAFLFTFFKTNGYLFNFKEYDMLMSLPFESRTVAGCKFLYMYVKSLPWYLSISLAMMTGYGLFAFPPVHIYLIWLILSLVLPIIPMLIAAFLGFLIAKVSAGFKKTNLIQTVLTFIFVIFCFSLRYIIDAVFKEDKVEDILSSTSEVIDNAAGYYFPAKWFELAIDSGSIFHALLLLGVSVILFSGVFYVVGQSYRSINSALRSRSAAKKYKMTPQKRHSILNSIAYKEFKRMTGSTTYITNVGMGELLAVILGVATLIMGFDKIVGVVTQNAPFDPTIVQPAIPFIVYFLIGMVASTVCSPSLEGKQYWIMQSLPIKKEQIYQGKMLFNMYLTVPFMSFGIICLCISAKVPVINTVLYLILGVMLCAFSTAWGCVCGIKHMRLDWENEVEVIKQGSAVAIYMLPNMFVVMGLVVGVIFLGMKINHAVLTLIFIVVVAALAGLCYLRALSLAKKV; encoded by the coding sequence ATGAAAAATAATATATTGCTTCTAAAAACTCTTTTGTTATCTACAAGTTATTCTAATATTTACAAACACTGTGATGATAAAAAGAAAAAGCGCAGGATTGTGGGTGCATACGTAGGCATGTTTATAGTTTATGCTATGATCATGGCCTATAGCTTTATAGCAACTTTTGGCTACGGAGCTGTTGGCCTTACAGGAGCCATTCCGGAGCTATGCGCATTGACGATCAGTTCCATTGCCTTCTTGTTTACCTTTTTTAAAACAAATGGTTATCTCTTTAACTTCAAAGAATATGATATGCTGATGTCGCTTCCTTTTGAGAGCAGAACTGTGGCAGGATGTAAGTTTTTATATATGTATGTAAAAAGCCTGCCCTGGTACTTGAGTATAAGTCTTGCGATGATGACAGGATATGGATTATTTGCCTTTCCTCCGGTACATATTTACCTTATTTGGCTGATACTATCACTCGTTTTGCCTATAATTCCCATGCTTATTGCAGCTTTTCTGGGATTTCTGATAGCAAAAGTGAGCGCTGGATTTAAGAAGACTAACCTGATACAAACAGTGCTTACCTTTATTTTTGTCATCTTCTGCTTTTCTTTAAGATATATTATCGATGCAGTGTTCAAAGAGGACAAGGTTGAGGACATTTTGTCGTCTACATCTGAAGTGATTGATAACGCAGCAGGATACTATTTTCCTGCGAAATGGTTTGAACTTGCTATTGATTCCGGAAGCATATTCCATGCGCTATTATTGCTGGGAGTAAGTGTGATTCTGTTTTCTGGGGTCTTTTATGTGGTTGGACAATCATACAGAAGCATCAATTCTGCACTTAGATCACGTAGTGCTGCCAAGAAGTATAAGATGACTCCACAGAAAAGACATAGCATACTAAATTCTATCGCATATAAAGAATTTAAGAGAATGACCGGTTCTACGACATATATTACAAATGTCGGAATGGGTGAACTTCTTGCGGTTATTCTGGGAGTAGCGACCCTTATTATGGGCTTTGACAAGATAGTCGGTGTTGTGACGCAGAACGCTCCTTTTGATCCAACAATCGTTCAGCCGGCGATTCCCTTTATAGTTTATTTCCTTATTGGCATGGTGGCTTCAACAGTGTGTTCACCTTCACTTGAAGGCAAACAGTACTGGATAATGCAAAGTCTACCCATAAAAAAAGAGCAGATTTATCAGGGAAAGATGCTCTTTAACATGTATTTGACCGTTCCATTTATGAGTTTTGGAATAATATGCCTTTGCATATCCGCAAAAGTGCCGGTTATCAATACTGTTTTGTACCTTATACTCGGAGTTATGCTATGCGCATTTTCTACAGCGTGGGGATGTGTATGTGGTATAAAGCATATGCGTCTCGATTGGGAAAATGAGGTGGAGGTGATTAAGCAAGGATCGGCAGTAGCTATATATATGCTTCCTAACATGTTTGTTGTTATGGGACTTGTAGTTGGGGTTATTTTTCTCGGAATGAAAATAAACCATGCAGTTCTGACACTGATATTTATTGTGGTTGTAGCGGCACTCGCAGGATTGTGTTATTTGAGAGCTTTATCATTAGCGAAAAAGGTCTGA
- a CDS encoding chemotaxis protein CheW, translating into METNQLAVINSTSDDNAQALIVGVQNETVAIPLSSVLAIENIQTSDISLVDREDVINHRGRVIPLVYLDKIFELEESSEEKESINVVVCTKDDVNVGLVVDKLFGQTEIESKSLGLLSDNEFFTGVSILPDVDDVALILNVESLVA; encoded by the coding sequence ATGGAAACAAATCAGTTAGCTGTGATAAACAGCACTAGTGATGACAATGCCCAGGCTCTTATAGTTGGTGTGCAGAATGAAACAGTTGCTATTCCGCTTTCATCTGTTTTAGCCATCGAAAATATTCAGACTTCAGATATCAGCCTTGTTGATCGTGAGGATGTGATCAATCATAGAGGAAGGGTTATTCCACTTGTATATCTTGATAAGATTTTTGAGCTTGAGGAGAGCAGTGAAGAAAAGGAATCAATTAACGTTGTAGTTTGTACTAAGGATGATGTTAATGTAGGACTTGTTGTAGATAAACTGTTTGGACAGACTGAGATTGAGAGTAAGTCACTTGGCCTTCTCAGTGACAATGAGTTTTTTACTGGCGTTTCTATACTCCCGGATGTGGATGATGTTGCACTTATCCTTAATGTTGAGTCACTTGTAGCATAA
- a CDS encoding chemotaxis protein CheW → MAELAVYKNENRDEKKYIVFNISKENYGIDISSVNSIIEMPQITNVPRSPEYYRGIINLRGEIIPVISLRRKMSLEDDTFTSSSRIIITDIEDDKQVGLIVDEVKEVVAIPDEEIKEPSPFLKGSDSLIKGVGQKDDDLISVFNLDVLV, encoded by the coding sequence ATGGCAGAACTTGCAGTTTACAAAAATGAAAACAGAGATGAGAAGAAATATATCGTATTCAATATCAGCAAAGAAAACTATGGAATCGATATTTCTTCTGTTAATTCTATTATAGAAATGCCTCAGATCACAAATGTTCCAAGGTCACCTGAGTATTACAGGGGAATCATTAACCTTAGAGGCGAGATCATACCTGTTATAAGCCTTCGTCGTAAGATGAGCCTTGAAGATGATACATTTACAAGCAGTTCAAGGATCATTATTACAGATATTGAGGATGATAAGCAGGTTGGACTTATTGTAGATGAAGTAAAAGAAGTAGTAGCAATTCCTGACGAAGAGATCAAGGAGCCATCTCCTTTCCTCAAAGGAAGTGATTCTCTTATCAAAGGCGTTGGACAAAAAGACGACGATTTGATATCAGTATTTAATTTAGATGTATTAGTATGA
- the msrA gene encoding peptide-methionine (S)-S-oxide reductase MsrA encodes MKAYFAGGCFWCVTPIYKMYGVDKVVCGYSGGDEQNPSYEDVKAQKTGHRETIMLEYDPEKVSYDKLLDIFLANVDPFDADGQFIDKGFSYTLAVYYTTEEEKLKAYTKISKLEADSGRKVQIALEKFKSFYEAEEYHQDYYLKNPEAFEKELIESGRKKG; translated from the coding sequence ATGAAAGCTTATTTCGCAGGTGGTTGTTTTTGGTGCGTTACCCCAATTTACAAAATGTATGGAGTTGATAAAGTAGTTTGTGGTTATTCCGGTGGAGATGAGCAGAACCCTTCATATGAGGATGTTAAAGCTCAGAAAACAGGTCATAGAGAGACTATAATGCTGGAATATGATCCTGAAAAGGTTTCATACGATAAGCTCTTGGATATTTTCCTGGCTAACGTGGATCCCTTTGACGCAGATGGACAGTTTATAGATAAAGGCTTTTCATACACTTTAGCAGTGTATTATACAACAGAGGAGGAGAAACTTAAGGCTTACACTAAGATTAGTAAGCTTGAGGCTGACTCCGGCCGGAAGGTACAGATTGCCTTGGAAAAGTTTAAGAGCTTCTACGAAGCAGAGGAATATCATCAGGATTATTATCTTAAGAATCCTGAAGCCTTTGAAAAAGAGCTGATAGAATCAGGACGTAAGAAGGGCTGA
- a CDS encoding extracellular solute-binding protein: protein MNRKLRAITPIILSVALLLTACGNSQEARSIGKKGLTKENVVASVSKEAAKPDSITIMVDGTLVTQENGRDEFEKRWEDLTGIDLVIIQPEHDVYYEEVSKAFEEGNLPDVVLLSSTYYTTYAAQEMLADISPYYNGSELQSRIDEAGKSSLIEGLEINGKLYGISPTRGNGCVTYIKKAWLDNVGLDVPTNYDEYMEVLKAFTEGDPDGDGIDGNTYGVSAAGIINNEAPYINYLPEFYQDAYPSFYEKEDGTWADGFMDDAMKAALVRLRDAYSKGYMDKDIVENGTGDCRDKFYANEYGIFTYWAGTWAKTLSGKLKDAGVDGELVTMPPIKETGTYLERVAPVWCITSACDNPSGVYKYFLETMNDGGEIEELWTYSPISDSYAKNHIDHLLATVALTNDPGADSITEDQANALKIFNDNSKMADLPYSTDAYSLYYEELMGLKKELIKKVVVDGADIEASYAEFEAANGAYMSQAIVDSLNAE from the coding sequence ATGAACAGAAAGTTACGGGCAATAACCCCGATAATACTGTCGGTAGCATTACTTCTTACTGCTTGTGGTAATTCACAAGAAGCCCGTTCTATCGGTAAGAAGGGATTGACCAAAGAAAATGTTGTAGCCAGTGTTTCTAAGGAAGCTGCAAAACCGGATTCTATAACGATCATGGTTGATGGAACTTTAGTAACCCAGGAAAACGGTAGAGATGAATTTGAAAAGAGATGGGAAGATCTTACAGGAATTGATCTTGTAATAATCCAGCCGGAGCATGATGTTTACTACGAAGAAGTATCGAAGGCTTTCGAAGAAGGAAACCTTCCGGATGTTGTGCTTCTTAGCTCTACATACTATACAACATATGCAGCGCAGGAAATGCTTGCAGACATCAGCCCATATTATAATGGCTCAGAATTACAGTCCAGAATAGATGAGGCTGGAAAGAGCTCGCTTATAGAGGGACTTGAAATAAACGGAAAGTTGTATGGAATATCTCCAACGAGAGGAAATGGCTGCGTTACATATATCAAAAAAGCATGGCTTGATAATGTCGGCCTTGATGTACCAACTAATTACGATGAGTATATGGAAGTATTAAAGGCCTTTACAGAGGGAGATCCTGACGGAGATGGCATAGACGGTAATACCTATGGTGTTTCAGCGGCAGGAATCATCAATAATGAAGCCCCTTACATAAATTATCTTCCTGAATTTTATCAGGATGCGTATCCATCTTTTTATGAAAAAGAGGATGGAACCTGGGCAGATGGGTTTATGGATGACGCGATGAAGGCTGCTCTTGTAAGACTTAGAGATGCATATTCAAAAGGCTATATGGATAAGGATATCGTTGAAAACGGTACTGGTGATTGCAGAGACAAGTTCTATGCTAACGAATATGGCATTTTTACATATTGGGCAGGAACATGGGCTAAAACACTGTCAGGAAAGCTGAAAGATGCAGGAGTAGATGGAGAACTTGTGACAATGCCTCCGATTAAGGAGACAGGCACTTACCTTGAAAGAGTTGCTCCTGTATGGTGCATAACCTCAGCTTGTGATAACCCTTCCGGCGTATATAAGTACTTTTTGGAAACTATGAATGATGGCGGAGAAATAGAGGAGCTTTGGACATATAGCCCTATTTCTGACAGTTATGCCAAGAATCATATAGATCACCTGCTTGCTACAGTAGCTCTTACAAATGATCCCGGAGCAGACAGTATCACAGAGGATCAGGCTAATGCGCTCAAAATTTTTAATGATAACAGTAAAATGGCAGATCTGCCTTATAGTACTGATGCGTATTCCCTTTATTACGAAGAACTAATGGGACTTAAAAAAGAGCTTATCAAAAAGGTTGTTGTAGACGGAGCAGATATAGAGGCTTCCTACGCTGAGTTTGAAGCAGCAAATGGGGCTTATATGTCACAGGCTATAGTGGATTCACTTAATGCGGAGTAA
- a CDS encoding methyl-accepting chemotaxis protein, with product MEKRRGFRFSIRAKITIGSILLNVITCAVMGISIYRFVHNSYVQSAAENTLAISQIAAKQLNGNLLSLLEAGADDSYANTVMQEDMAEIVSSANVSAIYTVGERYGSLVYLSRPASDNVSIGAEVEAEYRENMTKALNSSGYVSTDIHKTSAGVNYITAYAPIFNKNGETVGVLGIDYIVDELVDSLNAIVETTILIGVILSVLSAIVSIILAGGIAKGLNKVDKKISDLVSNDGDLTQKIDVKGNDEVSDIADSINSLLEYIREVVSSISSSSTSLSGSVETALSTTVKTNDQLDGVSATMEEMSAAMEETSASLQQVQGSTSKIKDDVQDMYVSVREGTDYAGNMEQRAMEMRKNAEAETESAKAAADDMTNNLNEKIEKSKAVEGISNLTQTILEIASQTNLLSLNASIEAARAGEHGKGFAVVAGEISTLATNSANTAKQIQTISDEVIGTVRELADEATKMVDFVREKTVGGYVQLMDTGLQYQEDAQKISEMLRNVERASHNIESSMNVVSEAMNDVSTAVDESARGISDVAGAVAEMSDNMKQNKDVVNENANIAQQLDDEVNKFKF from the coding sequence ATGGAAAAAAGAAGAGGATTTAGATTTAGCATACGAGCTAAGATCACAATAGGAAGTATTTTGCTTAATGTTATTACCTGTGCAGTTATGGGTATATCAATATATAGATTTGTACATAATAGTTATGTTCAGAGCGCTGCAGAGAATACACTTGCTATCAGCCAGATTGCTGCTAAGCAGCTTAATGGTAATCTGCTTAGTTTATTGGAAGCAGGTGCCGACGACAGTTACGCTAATACAGTAATGCAGGAAGATATGGCTGAAATTGTCAGCTCTGCAAACGTTAGCGCTATTTATACAGTAGGAGAAAGATATGGCTCTTTAGTCTATCTGTCACGTCCTGCATCTGACAACGTCAGTATCGGAGCTGAAGTAGAAGCTGAATACAGAGAAAATATGACAAAAGCGCTAAACTCAAGCGGATATGTATCAACTGACATTCACAAAACTTCAGCAGGTGTTAACTATATTACTGCCTATGCTCCTATTTTTAATAAAAACGGAGAGACTGTAGGAGTGCTTGGAATAGATTATATTGTAGATGAACTGGTGGATTCACTTAATGCCATAGTTGAAACCACTATTTTGATCGGAGTTATTCTTTCCGTACTTTCAGCAATAGTTTCAATCATTCTCGCTGGCGGAATAGCAAAGGGGCTTAATAAAGTTGATAAAAAGATCAGCGATCTTGTCAGCAATGATGGCGATCTTACACAGAAGATTGATGTTAAGGGCAATGATGAGGTATCTGATATTGCAGACAGCATAAATAGTCTTCTTGAGTATATCAGAGAGGTTGTAAGTTCTATATCTTCAAGCTCTACCAGTCTTTCTGGTTCAGTAGAAACAGCTCTTTCTACTACTGTTAAGACCAATGACCAGCTTGACGGTGTGTCTGCTACTATGGAAGAGATGAGCGCAGCTATGGAAGAAACTTCTGCATCTCTTCAGCAGGTTCAGGGTTCAACAAGTAAGATCAAAGATGACGTACAGGATATGTATGTAAGTGTACGAGAGGGTACAGATTACGCTGGAAATATGGAACAGCGTGCTATGGAAATGAGAAAGAATGCTGAAGCTGAAACTGAGTCAGCTAAGGCAGCCGCTGATGACATGACCAATAACCTTAACGAGAAGATTGAAAAATCAAAAGCGGTAGAAGGAATCAGTAATCTTACACAGACTATCCTTGAGATTGCTTCACAGACTAATCTTTTGTCTCTTAATGCAAGTATTGAAGCTGCAAGAGCAGGTGAGCATGGTAAGGGATTTGCAGTAGTAGCCGGAGAAATCAGCACACTTGCCACAAATTCAGCTAATACGGCCAAACAGATCCAGACAATTTCTGATGAGGTTATCGGAACTGTTAGAGAACTTGCAGATGAGGCAACCAAGATGGTTGATTTTGTACGTGAGAAGACTGTTGGCGGATATGTTCAGCTCATGGATACAGGTCTTCAGTACCAGGAAGATGCTCAAAAGATATCTGAGATGCTTAGAAATGTTGAGAGAGCTTCTCATAATATAGAAAGCTCAATGAATGTTGTTTCCGAGGCAATGAATGATGTTTCGACGGCTGTTGATGAGAGCGCAAGAGGAATCAGTGATGTAGCAGGTGCTGTAGCAGAAATGTCTGATAATATGAAGCAGAATAAGGATGTAGTTAATGAAAATGCTAATATTGCTCAGCAGCTTGATGATGAAGTAAATAAGTTTAAATTCTGA
- a CDS encoding metal-sensing transcriptional repressor has product MADIAKTSDEVQVACPHCSGKTKVRDDKEYKDLMNRLKRIEGQVRGVEGMLENNAYCTDILTQVSAITSALNSFNKALLANHMRTCVVDNIREGNEEVIDELVTTLQKLMK; this is encoded by the coding sequence ATGGCAGATATTGCAAAAACCAGTGATGAAGTACAAGTGGCATGCCCTCATTGCTCTGGCAAGACCAAAGTGAGAGATGATAAAGAATACAAGGACCTTATGAACAGGCTAAAGCGAATAGAGGGACAGGTCAGAGGCGTCGAGGGAATGCTGGAAAATAATGCTTATTGCACGGACATTCTGACTCAGGTTTCTGCAATAACTTCTGCGCTTAATAGTTTTAACAAGGCACTTCTTGCCAATCACATGAGAACATGTGTCGTTGACAACATCAGGGAAGGCAACGAAGAGGTAATTGATGAACTTGTTACTACCCTTCAGAAGCTAATGAAATAG
- a CDS encoding heavy metal translocating P-type ATPase, with protein sequence MEQYNVTGMSCAACQTRVEKAVSAVSGVESCAVSLLTNSMGVEGTALPQDIIAAVEATGYGASLKNNRESGAAATSEDSLEDKETPKMKKRLIASVVLLIPLLYVSMGHMLWEWPLPGFMDGNHVSMGLYQLILSGLIMVINQKFFISGFKGLLHRAPNMDTLVALGSAASYIYSVVALFAMTGAVLDNDTEQVMYYMNQFYFEAAAMILTLITVGKMLEARSKGKTTNALKGLMDLSPKTAVVVRNGVESTVPVEAVRVGDRFVVRPGDSIPVDGIVVEGESAVNESALTGESLPVEKITGDIVSAATINTSGYMVCEATRVGEDTTLSAIIKMVSDAAATKAPIAKIADRVSGVFVPVVIGISVVTFFAWLLAGQSVGYAVARAVSVLVISCPCALGLATPVAIMVGNGVAAKTGILFKTAASLEQAGKTQIVALDKTGTITTGEMKVTDVIASEESSEKELLRVAYALESKSEHPISKAVTAYAAEKDIPLENTAEFEVLSGNGLQALLGSDRIYGGNLSYIEKIVELISSQNRSFIDKLAREGKTPVLIARNGKLLGIIAVSDVIKEDSPQAISELKNMGIHVVMLTGDNEITASAIAAQAGVDEVVASVKPDGKEAVIKQLMEHGVVTMVGDGINDAPALTSADLGIAIGAGTDVAIDAADVVLMKSSIRDVAAAIRISRKTLRNIHENLFWAFFYNVLGIPLAAGCYVAAFGWTLNPIFGAAAMGLSSFCVVSNALRLNWIKPYDSKTDKAIKGAIIGNLIEKENTQIRKELGEMKITVKGMMCEHCEAHVKKALEAIDGIESAVASHEQNLVTITNSKDVDETAIKAAVEEAGYEYVGILG encoded by the coding sequence ATGGAACAGTATAATGTTACAGGAATGAGCTGCGCTGCATGCCAGACGAGAGTTGAGAAAGCTGTAAGTGCTGTCAGCGGAGTAGAGAGTTGCGCAGTAAGTCTTTTGACAAATTCCATGGGTGTAGAAGGTACCGCACTTCCCCAAGATATAATAGCTGCAGTAGAGGCTACGGGATATGGCGCAAGCCTTAAGAATAACAGAGAATCCGGAGCTGCTGCTACATCAGAAGATTCGCTCGAGGATAAAGAGACGCCTAAGATGAAAAAGAGGCTGATTGCATCGGTAGTTCTTTTAATACCGCTTCTGTACGTTTCGATGGGACATATGTTGTGGGAGTGGCCCTTACCCGGATTTATGGATGGAAACCATGTGTCTATGGGACTGTACCAGCTTATTCTTTCCGGTCTTATAATGGTGATCAATCAGAAATTTTTTATAAGCGGCTTTAAGGGACTCCTTCATAGAGCACCGAATATGGATACGCTTGTAGCACTTGGCTCTGCAGCGTCATATATATATAGTGTGGTTGCTCTTTTTGCTATGACAGGTGCAGTGCTTGATAATGATACTGAACAGGTAATGTATTACATGAATCAGTTTTACTTTGAGGCTGCAGCGATGATACTGACGCTGATAACAGTAGGCAAAATGCTAGAGGCCAGATCTAAAGGCAAGACTACCAATGCACTAAAAGGATTGATGGATTTATCACCTAAAACTGCAGTTGTAGTCAGAAATGGCGTCGAAAGTACAGTACCTGTTGAGGCAGTAAGGGTTGGAGATAGATTTGTTGTAAGACCCGGGGATAGCATACCGGTGGATGGTATTGTTGTAGAAGGAGAAAGCGCGGTAAACGAGTCGGCGCTTACCGGAGAAAGCCTTCCGGTGGAAAAAATTACAGGCGATATTGTATCAGCGGCAACTATAAACACATCAGGCTATATGGTGTGTGAAGCAACAAGAGTTGGAGAAGATACTACTCTTTCAGCTATTATTAAGATGGTGAGTGATGCGGCAGCAACTAAGGCTCCAATTGCCAAGATAGCGGACAGAGTGTCAGGTGTTTTTGTACCTGTCGTGATAGGAATTTCAGTTGTAACGTTTTTTGCATGGCTCCTTGCGGGGCAAAGCGTAGGCTATGCTGTGGCCAGAGCTGTATCGGTGCTCGTAATAAGTTGTCCATGCGCGCTTGGACTTGCTACACCTGTGGCTATTATGGTGGGAAACGGAGTAGCTGCCAAGACAGGCATTCTTTTTAAGACAGCAGCTTCTCTTGAACAGGCGGGCAAGACACAGATTGTGGCTTTGGACAAGACCGGAACCATAACTACAGGCGAAATGAAGGTGACAGATGTCATAGCTTCAGAAGAAAGCTCTGAGAAAGAGCTTCTAAGAGTTGCCTATGCACTTGAGTCTAAGAGTGAACACCCTATATCTAAGGCTGTAACGGCTTATGCTGCTGAAAAAGATATACCGCTTGAAAACACCGCTGAATTTGAGGTTTTATCAGGAAATGGTTTGCAGGCTTTGCTAGGAAGCGACCGTATATATGGCGGAAATCTTAGTTATATAGAAAAAATAGTTGAACTTATCAGTAGTCAGAACAGAAGTTTTATAGATAAGCTGGCCAGAGAGGGGAAAACACCGGTTTTGATTGCCAGAAATGGCAAGCTTCTAGGAATCATAGCAGTATCCGATGTCATAAAAGAGGATTCACCTCAGGCAATTTCCGAGCTTAAGAATATGGGAATTCATGTTGTGATGTTAACCGGCGATAACGAGATTACTGCATCAGCAATTGCAGCTCAGGCCGGTGTTGATGAAGTTGTTGCATCGGTTAAGCCAGATGGTAAGGAAGCCGTTATTAAACAGCTGATGGAGCATGGCGTGGTTACTATGGTTGGAGATGGAATAAATGATGCTCCGGCTCTTACCAGTGCTGATCTTGGAATAGCGATTGGAGCAGGAACAGATGTGGCAATAGATGCGGCAGATGTGGTACTGATGAAGAGCAGTATACGTGATGTGGCTGCAGCAATCAGAATATCCAGAAAAACACTTAGAAATATTCATGAAAATCTTTTCTGGGCATTTTTCTATAATGTGCTCGGAATACCATTGGCTGCAGGATGTTACGTAGCAGCATTTGGATGGACGCTTAATCCGATTTTTGGAGCTGCGGCAATGGGCTTATCCAGTTTTTGCGTGGTATCCAATGCACTTCGTTTAAACTGGATCAAACCATATGACAGTAAGACAGATAAAGCGATTAAAGGTGCCATAATTGGCAATTTAATAGAAAAAGAAAATACACAGATAAGAAAGGAATTAGGAGAAATGAAAATTACAGTTAAAGGAATGATGTGTGAGCATTGTGAGGCCCATGTGAAAAAGGCTCTTGAAGCAATTGATGGAATTGAAAGCGCAGTGGCTTCCCACGAGCAGAATCTTGTTACTATTACAAACTCTAAGGATGTTGATGAGACAGCAATTAAAGCTGCTGTTGAAGAAGCCGGATACGAGTATGTCGGAATTCTTGGTTGA